A single window of Mycosarcoma maydis chromosome 1, whole genome shotgun sequence DNA harbors:
- a CDS encoding protein serine/threonine phosphatase (related to FCP1 - TFIIF interacting component of CTD phosphatase), whose protein sequence is MSQTQEPCKHPVQLFGMCAVCGQPVDADSEESASLSVMHSSSAVKVSAEEAQRLDSETTSHLLSQRKLALIVDLDQTVIHATVDPTVGEWMRDESNPNYEALQSVGKFRLGIDGEEIKDEEDGSEPKDPAAALKASRACWYYVKPRPGVPQVLKHLSEKYELHVYTMGTRSYANCVCKLIDPDASIFGNRILSRDENGSLVRKSLSRLFPVDHSMVVIIDDREDVWSRSPNLLPVLPYEFFVGIGDINATFLPTPPPSPGALPEVIASGAANKANDAPTVAALSTSGSEARSSNDGTDATTPERAVEEAAQKAEAEGRSEDELQALREAAAHFVAQTEKLQSKLAEQREARPLARMQEALDEKLGRHSNGASRSGTATPNGNSDEHNGQTSEADSSGSDSETGAGDHNRADAATAAAGMLEDMAASVNNSTGATSRLSSGTGLPPLLPPPPPLPPHRSHAVLVDDDNELDRVQSILDDLHAQWYAKYDFMQSATDAAASNAAMLKPSVVDLIGMKKAQVLKGCTIVFSSMIPFGHNVEKSDLWAMAREFGATPASEIEVGVTTHVVAARPGTAKVHQALRLSGQLEVVWPSWFHVSASRWSRQDEALYRISEGENALASANAKAEAQVANQRVQDQTSSLAANEEAQAQVAELTREDPDESLFENELNDMDWGAAADEVDAYLDSATTASNTSSPSPSMHDDDEQVDVHHTNAPLQGDSRKRLRPDDVPSTDLANSQTSKKQRPQSDAGDNNNDDDDDDADDGFLDHLAEELDGQIDNE, encoded by the coding sequence ATGTCGCAGACACAGGAACCATGCAAGCATCCGGTGCAGCTGTTTGGCATGTGCGCTGTTTGCGGCCAACCGGTCGACGCTGACTCGGAAGAGTCAGCATCGCTCTCGGTGATGCACTCGAGTTCTGCTGTCAAGGTCTCTGCCGAAGAAGCACAACGGCTCGATTCCGAGACCACGAGCCATCTGCTGTCGCAGCGCAAACTTGCCTTGATCGTCGATCTGGACCAGACTGTGATACATGCCACTGTCGATCCAACCGTGGGAGAATGGATGCGTGACGAATCCAACCCGAACTACGAAGCGCTCCAATCCGTAGGCAAGTTTCGTCTCGGTATCGACGGCGAAGAGAtcaaggacgaagaagatggaTCCGAGCCAAAAGacccagcagcagcgctgaaAGCCTCAAGAGCGTGTTGGTACTACGTCAAACCACGGCCGGGAGTACCACAGGTGCTGAAGCACTTGTCTGAAAAGTACGAGCTGCACGTCTACACCATGGGAACAAGATCATACGCCAACTGCGTCTGCAAACTCATCGACCCAGATGCAAGCATTTTCGGCAACAGGATCTTGTCGCGAGACGAAAATGGCAGTTTGGTACGCAAGAGTCTCAGCAGGCTGTTTCCAGTAGATCACAGCATGGTCGTCATCATTGATGACCGAGAGGATGTGTGGAGTCGAAGCCCGAATCTACTCCCCGTGCTACCGTACGAGTTTTTCGTAGGTATCGGTGATATCAATGCTACTTTTCTGCCAACTCCACCTCCATCACCGGGCGCGCTGCCAGAGGTGATCGCTTCCGGTGCAGCTAACAAGGCAAATGACGCGCCAACTGTCGCTGCTTTATCGACCTCTGGCTCAGAAGCGCGTTCGAGCAATGATGGTACTGATGCTACGACACCTGAAAGGGCGGTTGAGGAAGCCGCCCAAAAGGCAGAGGCGGAAGGTCGATCGGAAGACGAGTTGCAAGCTTTGCGGGAGGCTGCAGCGCACTTTGTGGCACAGACAGAAAAGTTGCAAAGCAAGCTCGCGGAACAGCGCGAAGCAAGACCGCTGGCTAGGATGCAGGAAGCGCTGGATGAAAAGTTGGGGAGACACAGCAATGGAGCATCACGTTCGGGGACTGCGACACCGAATGGCAACAGTGATGAACATAATGGTCAGACGAGCGAAGCGGATAGCAGTGGCAGCGATAGCGAGACTGGTGCTGGCGATCATAATAGAGCCGATGCagcgacggcagcagcaggaatGTTAGAGGACATGGCAGCTTCGGTGAACAACAGCACTGGTGCAACGTCACGATTGTCATCTGGTACAGGACTAccaccgctgcttccacctccaccgccacttCCACCACATCGCTCGCATGCCGTGctggtcgacgacgacaacgaaCTGGATCGCGTCCAATCGATCCTAGACGATCTGCACGCGCAGTGGTATGCCAAGTACGACTTCATGCAGTCTGCAACGGATGCTGCCGCGTCGAATGCAGCCATGCTGAAACCGTCGGTGGTCGACTTGATTGGCATGAAAAAAGCACAGGTGCTCAAAGGCTGCACGATCGTGTTCTCGAGCATGATCCCGTTTGGTCACAATGTGGAGAAATCGGATCTTTGGGCGATGGCCAGAGAGTTTGGCGCTACACCGGCATCGGAAATTGAGGTGGGTGTGACGACGCATGTGGTAGCGGCGAGACCAGGGACGGCGAAAGTCCATCAGGCGTTAAGGCTGAGTGGACAATTGGAAGTGGTGTGGCCGAGTTGGTTCCACGTTTCGGCGAGTAGGTGGTCGAGACAGGACGAGGCGTTGTATCGGATTTCGGAGGGCGAGAATGCGTTAGCGAGTGCGAACGCCAAAGCGGAAGCACAGGTGGCCAACCAACGTGTTCAAGACCAGACGAGTAGTTTGGCAGCCAACGAGGAAGCACAGGCGCAAGTGGCCGAACTGACACGTGAGGATCCAGACGAATCGCTCTTCGAAAATGAGCTCAACGATATGGATTGgggcgcagcagccgacgAAGTCGACGCGTACCTGGATTCAGCTACAACGGCGAGCAATACGTCTTCCCCGTCACCATCGAtgcacgacgacgatgaacAAGTCGATGTGCACCACACCAACGCTCCCCTCCAAGGTGATTCTCGTAAACGTCTTCGTCCCGACGATGTGCCTTCGACCGACTTGGCCAACTCGCAAACGTCCAAAAAACAACGTCCACAATCAGACGCTGGTgacaacaacaacgacgacgatgatgatgatgcagaCGACGGATTCTTAGACCACCTTGCCGAAGAGTTGGATGGACAAATCGACAATGAATGA